Proteins co-encoded in one Streptomyces roseochromogenus subsp. oscitans DS 12.976 genomic window:
- a CDS encoding ABC transporter ATP-binding protein, with amino-acid sequence MHTSQDLRRAEAVRLDAVSKTYGRGDSQVAALRGLTMSFADGTFTAVMGPSGSGKSTFLHCAAGLVQPSSGKVTVGGTDLAGLDDTQLTKLRRNRIGFIFQSFNLLPALTVMQNITLPLQLAGQRPDKGLIRNVVQRVGLNERLGHLPAQLSGGQQQRVAIARALVTRPAVVFADEPTGALDTRTAASVLALLRESVDTARQTLVMVTHDPVAASYADRVVFLADGTFAGELHRPTADAVAARMTRLGAWEDDTQRQSSPLSSGGRY; translated from the coding sequence GTGCACACTTCACAGGACCTCCGCCGGGCGGAGGCGGTACGGCTGGACGCCGTGTCGAAGACCTATGGCCGAGGAGACAGCCAGGTGGCCGCGCTCCGCGGGCTCACCATGAGCTTCGCCGACGGCACCTTCACCGCCGTGATGGGCCCGTCCGGGTCGGGCAAGAGCACCTTCCTGCACTGCGCCGCGGGGCTGGTCCAGCCCAGCTCCGGCAAGGTCACCGTCGGCGGCACCGACCTCGCCGGCCTGGACGACACCCAGCTGACCAAGCTGCGCCGCAACCGGATCGGTTTCATCTTCCAGTCCTTCAACCTGCTGCCCGCGCTGACGGTCATGCAGAACATCACGCTGCCGCTGCAACTGGCCGGACAGCGGCCCGACAAGGGCCTGATCCGCAACGTCGTACAGCGTGTGGGACTGAACGAGCGCCTCGGTCACCTGCCGGCCCAGCTGTCCGGCGGCCAGCAGCAGCGCGTCGCCATCGCCCGGGCCCTGGTGACCCGGCCCGCCGTGGTCTTCGCCGACGAACCCACCGGCGCCCTCGACACCCGCACCGCCGCGTCCGTGCTCGCCCTGCTGCGCGAGTCCGTCGACACCGCCCGCCAGACGCTGGTCATGGTCACCCACGACCCGGTCGCCGCCTCCTATGCCGACCGAGTGGTCTTCCTTGCCGACGGCACCTTCGCCGGCGAACTGCACCGGCCGACCGCCGACGCCGTGGCCGCCCGGATGACCAGGCTCGGCGCCTGGGAGGACGACACCCAGCGGCAGAGCTCTCCGCTGTCCTCCGGGGGGCGTTACTGA
- a CDS encoding alpha/beta fold hydrolase, which yields HPSPAALAAVLREHLAGGGRPAQSGGAADLESVGGLVRRAAADGRMASAIELLRTVAEILPGFSSLAEFGDLTDPVRLSTGDGAASPRLVCLPSPMALGGAHQYARFARHFHGRSDVLVPAVPGFGPGEALPRSVDAVVEVVVEGIRRACPDERPYVLVGYSSGGQFAHAAAEIMEKAGQPASGVVLLDTYLPGDDGKDDLWRQMFDGMLDRESALGGFGTARLAAMSRYSDLIQHCMPGALTAPVLFVRPTESFATGTGTDDWRATWPAEHAPVDVPGTHFTILEDFAETTAEAVEVWLTATEAAGAS from the coding sequence CCACCCCAGCCCGGCCGCCCTCGCCGCCGTCCTGCGCGAACACCTCGCCGGCGGCGGCCGGCCGGCCCAGTCCGGCGGCGCCGCGGACCTGGAGTCGGTCGGCGGGCTGGTGCGGCGCGCGGCAGCCGACGGGAGGATGGCCTCGGCCATCGAACTGCTGCGCACCGTCGCCGAGATCCTCCCCGGCTTCTCGTCCCTGGCCGAATTCGGGGACCTCACCGACCCGGTACGGCTGTCCACCGGGGACGGCGCCGCCTCGCCGCGGCTGGTCTGCCTGCCCTCGCCGATGGCACTCGGCGGCGCCCACCAGTACGCCCGTTTCGCCCGGCACTTCCACGGCCGCTCTGACGTCCTGGTGCCGGCGGTGCCCGGCTTCGGTCCCGGCGAGGCACTTCCGCGTTCCGTGGACGCGGTGGTGGAGGTGGTCGTCGAGGGCATCCGCCGGGCCTGCCCGGACGAGCGGCCGTACGTGCTCGTCGGCTACTCCTCCGGCGGCCAGTTCGCCCACGCGGCCGCCGAGATCATGGAGAAGGCCGGACAACCGGCCTCGGGCGTCGTGCTGTTGGACACCTATCTGCCCGGGGACGACGGCAAGGACGACCTGTGGCGGCAGATGTTCGACGGGATGCTGGACCGCGAGTCCGCCCTCGGCGGCTTCGGCACCGCCCGCCTCGCCGCCATGAGCCGCTACAGCGATCTGATCCAGCACTGTATGCCGGGTGCCCTGACAGCGCCGGTGCTGTTCGTGCGGCCCACCGAGTCCTTCGCGACCGGCACCGGCACGGACGACTGGCGGGCCACCTGGCCCGCGGAGCACGCACCGGTCGACGTGCCCGGCACGCATTTCACGATTCTGGAGGATTTCGCCGAGACCACCGCCGAGGCGGTCGAGGTGTGGCTGACGGCGACAGAAGCCGCCGGCGCTTCCTGA
- a CDS encoding type I polyketide synthase, whose amino-acid sequence MTTPATRKNTMAEAEKPDTRMVEALRASLKEIERLRERNRALTAAAREPVAIVGMACRYPGGVRSPEDLWRLVADGAEGITEFPGDRGWDPDLYDPTPGVPGRSSTREGGFLHDAGDFDAAFFGISPNDALVMDPQQRLLLEGSWEALENAGIDPVSLRGSRTGVFAGVMYHDYFGSFGSGSIVSGRVAYTLGLEGPTLSVDTACSSSLVTLHLAAQALRQGECTLALAGGVTVMASPGTYVEFSRQGALSPDGRCRSFADDAAGTGFSEGLGVLVLERLSDARRNGHDVLAVVRGSAVNQDGASNGLTAPNGPSQQRVIRQALAAARLSAADVDVVEAHGTGTTLGDPIEAQALLATYGQDREAPLWLGSVKSNIGHTQAAAGVAGVIKMVMAMRHGTLPKTLHADTPSTKVDWEAGRVSLLTDHQPWPGTDRPRRAGISSFGISGTNAHTIIEEPSAEDRSPTDTDADAPAVVWPLSARSAQALPAQAERLHAFLAGRPELHPAAVARALGTRRTAFDHRAAVSGTDREQLLAGLHALATRAPAPTAATGRARTGARTAFLFTGQGAQRLGMGLELRDHYPVFAEAFDAIDARLGLDLAGLLAGDDADAVHRTQYAQTALFAFEVALFRLLESFGVRPDIMAGHSVGELAAAHVAGVLDLDDACTLVAARGRLMQALPEGGAMVAVEATEDEVRPLLDGRVGLAAVNGPSSVVLSGEEDAVLAAAEGFAKTKRLSVSHAFHSPLLDGMLDEFRSVAEKLTFHEPRIPLVSTLTGRPADGGQLRDPGYWVRHVRETVRFADAVAALTGSGAGRFVELGPDAVLTGLARACAEAEGAVFVALGRRHGSEPAALMSGLARLYSDGLAPDWAALFPGKARADLPTYPFRRDRYWLNADVALTAGPLAEPVRPAAAHGPADAEPLRQRLAGAPPAEQEMVLTEVIRAQTAAILGHSGPAAVEPDAVF is encoded by the coding sequence GTGACGACGCCTGCGACAAGGAAGAACACCATGGCCGAGGCCGAGAAGCCGGACACCAGGATGGTCGAGGCGTTGCGCGCCTCGCTGAAGGAGATCGAGCGGCTGCGGGAACGCAACCGCGCGCTGACCGCAGCGGCCCGGGAACCGGTCGCGATCGTCGGCATGGCCTGCCGCTACCCGGGCGGCGTCCGGTCCCCCGAGGACCTGTGGCGCCTGGTCGCGGACGGCGCGGAGGGCATCACCGAGTTCCCCGGCGACCGCGGCTGGGACCCGGACCTGTACGACCCGACCCCGGGCGTGCCGGGCCGCTCCTCCACCCGCGAGGGCGGGTTCCTGCACGACGCGGGCGACTTCGACGCCGCGTTCTTCGGCATCAGCCCGAACGACGCACTCGTCATGGACCCACAGCAGCGGCTGCTGCTCGAAGGCTCCTGGGAGGCGCTGGAGAACGCCGGCATCGACCCCGTCTCGCTGCGTGGCAGCCGCACCGGTGTCTTCGCGGGCGTCATGTACCACGACTACTTCGGCAGCTTCGGCTCCGGCAGCATCGTCTCCGGCCGCGTCGCCTACACCCTCGGGCTGGAGGGCCCGACGCTCAGCGTCGACACCGCCTGCTCCTCGTCGCTCGTCACACTGCACCTCGCCGCCCAGGCACTCCGGCAGGGCGAGTGCACCCTGGCGCTCGCCGGGGGAGTGACGGTGATGGCCTCGCCGGGCACCTACGTCGAGTTCAGCCGGCAGGGCGCCCTCTCCCCGGACGGCCGCTGCCGCTCCTTCGCCGACGACGCGGCCGGCACCGGGTTCTCGGAAGGCCTCGGCGTCCTCGTACTGGAACGGCTGAGCGACGCCCGGCGCAACGGCCACGACGTACTGGCCGTCGTCCGCGGCTCCGCCGTCAACCAGGACGGCGCGTCCAACGGCCTTACGGCGCCCAACGGTCCGTCGCAGCAGCGAGTGATCCGCCAGGCGCTGGCCGCGGCCCGCTTGTCGGCCGCCGACGTGGACGTGGTCGAGGCCCACGGCACCGGTACGACGCTGGGCGACCCGATCGAGGCGCAGGCGCTGCTGGCCACCTACGGCCAGGACCGCGAGGCCCCGCTGTGGCTGGGGTCGGTGAAGTCCAACATCGGGCACACCCAGGCTGCCGCCGGTGTCGCGGGCGTCATCAAGATGGTCATGGCGATGCGCCACGGCACGCTGCCGAAGACCCTCCACGCCGACACGCCGTCCACGAAGGTCGACTGGGAGGCCGGTCGCGTAAGCCTTCTGACGGACCATCAGCCATGGCCCGGTACGGACCGTCCACGCCGAGCGGGCATCTCCTCCTTCGGGATCAGCGGCACCAACGCCCACACCATCATCGAGGAGCCGTCCGCCGAGGACCGGTCCCCGACGGACACCGACGCCGACGCCCCGGCCGTCGTATGGCCCCTGTCCGCCCGGTCCGCCCAGGCACTGCCCGCTCAGGCCGAGCGGCTGCACGCCTTCCTCGCCGGCCGGCCCGAGCTGCACCCGGCGGCCGTCGCCCGGGCCCTCGGCACCCGGCGCACCGCGTTCGACCACCGCGCGGCCGTCTCCGGCACCGACCGGGAGCAGCTCCTGGCCGGGCTGCACGCCCTTGCCACCAGGGCCCCTGCCCCCACGGCCGCCACCGGAAGGGCCCGGACGGGGGCTCGTACGGCGTTCCTGTTCACCGGCCAGGGTGCCCAGCGCCTCGGCATGGGCCTCGAACTCCGTGACCATTACCCGGTGTTCGCCGAGGCCTTTGACGCGATCGACGCCCGTCTCGGCCTGGACCTCGCCGGGCTGCTGGCGGGCGACGACGCCGACGCCGTGCACCGCACCCAGTACGCACAGACGGCACTCTTCGCCTTCGAGGTGGCCCTGTTCCGGCTGCTGGAGTCCTTCGGTGTGCGGCCCGACATCATGGCCGGGCACTCCGTCGGGGAACTCGCCGCCGCCCATGTGGCGGGCGTCCTCGACCTGGACGACGCCTGCACCCTGGTCGCCGCCCGCGGCCGGCTCATGCAGGCGCTGCCGGAAGGCGGCGCGATGGTCGCCGTAGAGGCCACCGAGGACGAGGTACGACCGCTGCTGGACGGCCGGGTCGGGCTCGCCGCGGTCAACGGCCCCTCGTCCGTGGTCCTTTCGGGCGAGGAGGACGCCGTGCTCGCCGCCGCCGAAGGCTTCGCGAAGACCAAGCGGCTCTCCGTCTCGCACGCCTTCCACTCACCCCTGCTGGACGGCATGCTCGACGAATTCCGTTCCGTGGCCGAGAAGTTGACCTTCCATGAGCCGCGCATCCCGCTGGTGTCCACCCTCACCGGCCGCCCCGCCGACGGCGGGCAACTGCGCGACCCCGGCTACTGGGTACGGCACGTGCGGGAGACGGTCCGTTTCGCCGACGCCGTCGCCGCCCTCACCGGCTCGGGCGCCGGGCGCTTCGTCGAACTCGGGCCCGACGCCGTGCTGACCGGTCTCGCCCGCGCGTGCGCGGAAGCGGAAGGCGCTGTCTTCGTCGCGCTCGGCAGGCGGCACGGCAGCGAGCCCGCGGCCCTCATGTCCGGCCTCGCCCGTCTGTACAGCGACGGCCTCGCCCCGGACTGGGCGGCGCTCTTCCCCGGTAAAGCCCGCGCCGACCTGCCCACCTACCCCTTCCGGCGCGACCGGTACTGGCTGAACGCGGACGTGGCCCTCACCGCCGGTCCCCTCGCGGAGCCGGTACGGCCCGCCGCGGCCCACGGACCCGCGGACGCCGAGCCGTTGCGGCAGCGGCTGGCCGGAGCCCCGCCCGCCGAGCAGGAGATGGTCCTGACCGAGGTGATCCGCGCCCAGACCGCCGCGATCCTCGGGCACTCGGGACCGGCGGCGGTGGAGCCGGATGCCGTCTTCC